A part of Vulcanisaeta moutnovskia 768-28 genomic DNA contains:
- a CDS encoding site-2 protease family protein, whose translation MQYLGLIIVIAAWFVIVGIIYLLRLLGVRVPVKVYYGIFIMLKDEELVKEVIAPLGNLLRRVPSWLIIVLTVGLFSVSMFIIVPIPLIIMSINEWGLPSMLYLMFKNIVLMIIAIMHRFSPIETVEKGFTPLAPLIPGVTVSLYTFIYIIVAIGIGILLHELAHGAVSSRYGIRIKSGGAFALLFLAFGGFVEIDEDELRSRSTLIRLAVYSSGVFMNIVLAYLAVALVELALISPQLTQGLLGTTIVYTANSTDAVLRSGYIITAVNNHPIASIYTLISILSSVSSNNVTLTIFNPVNGAVFNEVLSTRNLTMELLGYSALYVGPWGVVVESRSFYNLMFWIYTLNLTLALLNTFPAYPLDGGQFLDALLANVIKNQAFRSKVMIVISVVLWSLIGLTLYYTLITGLYRLI comes from the coding sequence ATGCAATACCTTGGTTTGATAATTGTTATTGCAGCTTGGTTCGTGATTGTCGGCATAATATACCTACTGAGACTTCTTGGTGTTAGGGTACCGGTTAAGGTTTACTATGGGATATTCATCATGCTTAAGGATGAGGAGTTAGTTAAGGAGGTGATAGCGCCACTCGGTAACTTACTACGTAGGGTTCCAAGTTGGCTCATCATAGTATTAACGGTGGGTCTCTTCTCGGTCTCCATGTTCATTATAGTACCAATACCACTAATAATAATGAGTATTAATGAGTGGGGCCTACCATCAATGCTCTATCTGATGTTTAAGAACATCGTCTTAATGATCATAGCCATAATGCATAGATTTAGTCCCATAGAGACTGTAGAGAAGGGATTTACACCATTAGCGCCGTTAATACCTGGAGTCACTGTTTCGCTATATACGTTCATCTACATAATAGTGGCCATAGGCATTGGAATACTACTTCATGAGCTTGCTCATGGGGCGGTATCATCGAGGTATGGCATAAGGATAAAGTCAGGGGGGGCCTTCGCACTTTTATTTCTGGCATTTGGTGGTTTTGTTGAGATTGATGAAGATGAATTAAGGAGCAGAAGCACTCTCATAAGGCTTGCCGTATATTCGAGCGGTGTCTTCATGAATATAGTACTAGCCTACTTAGCCGTAGCCCTTGTGGAATTAGCCCTAATAAGTCCTCAATTAACCCAGGGTCTTTTAGGTACGACGATCGTTTATACGGCTAATTCTACGGATGCCGTGCTCAGGAGTGGTTATATAATAACGGCGGTGAATAACCATCCCATAGCCAGCATTTACACATTGATCTCAATACTTAGCTCCGTTAGTTCAAATAATGTTACATTAACGATTTTTAATCCAGTAAATGGTGCTGTATTTAATGAAGTCTTAAGCACGAGGAATCTAACAATGGAATTACTTGGTTACTCAGCGCTCTATGTAGGTCCGTGGGGTGTCGTTGTTGAGAGTAGGTCCTTCTATAACCTAATGTTTTGGATATACACGTTAAATCTAACCCTGGCCTTACTTAATACCTTCCCTGCGTATCCACTAGATGGTGGTCAATTCCTAGATGCCTTACTCGCAAATGTGATAAAGAATCAAGCATTTAGGAGTAAGGTCATGATAGTAATATCGGTGGTCCTATGGTCACTCATAGGCTTAACACTATACTACACATTAATAACCGGCTTGTACAGGTTGATTTAG
- a CDS encoding N-glycosylase/DNA lyase, with amino-acid sequence MSGIKERIAGILRELGIVWVRGFEERDPQYAAVTRLCRELEHDVDKILKLTILNALVSYQLTGKGEDHWNYFANYFIGNKPVDLCRDFINYVMNSRYLARYRDSKVKRIRSTCPQIARLSLSNYLNDLASLWRLLSRITNTHGDEKTIVFAVKMAYYVGRACGLDLSVPMDIPIPVDYRVTVMTICSGLMPIIGNSNKVTDLARELMTRHRREIQGVWSEIGRLSGIPPLNLDSVIWVLGGLLINSSFNVDRAINELRILNAYNEKVLELLYLLSERCINK; translated from the coding sequence ATGAGTGGTATTAAGGAGAGAATAGCGGGTATATTACGTGAACTTGGTATTGTTTGGGTTAGGGGCTTCGAGGAGAGGGATCCTCAATATGCCGCTGTGACTAGGCTATGCCGTGAGTTGGAACATGATGTCGACAAGATCCTAAAACTAACAATACTTAATGCCCTAGTCAGTTATCAATTAACGGGTAAGGGTGAGGATCACTGGAATTACTTTGCCAATTACTTTATTGGGAATAAGCCAGTCGATTTATGTAGGGACTTCATTAATTACGTAATGAATAGTAGGTACTTAGCTCGGTATAGGGATTCAAAGGTGAAGAGGATTCGGAGTACCTGCCCACAAATAGCTAGGTTAAGCCTTAGTAATTATCTTAATGACCTAGCATCACTATGGAGATTACTTTCGAGGATAACCAACACGCATGGTGATGAAAAGACCATAGTGTTTGCAGTTAAGATGGCTTATTACGTGGGTAGGGCCTGCGGTCTTGATTTATCGGTTCCAATGGATATACCAATACCAGTTGATTATAGGGTTACGGTTATGACAATATGCAGCGGTTTAATGCCGATTATAGGTAATTCCAACAAGGTGACTGACCTAGCGAGGGAATTAATGACTAGGCACAGGAGAGAAATACAGGGAGTATGGAGTGAGATTGGTAGACTCAGCGGCATACCACCGCTTAACCTTGACTCTGTGATCTGGGTTCTCGGTGGTTTACTAATTAACTCATCATTTAATGTAGATAGGGCAATTAATGAGTTAAGGATTCTCAATGCATATAATGAGAAGGTCCTTGAGCTACTCTATTTACTCAGTGAACGTTGCATTAATAAGTAA